A region of Micromonospora chokoriensis DNA encodes the following proteins:
- the trxA gene encoding thioredoxin → MGNTKAVTDKSFVADVLQADKPVLVDFWAEWCGPCRKVSPLLEEIAGEMGDQVTIVKLNIDENPETARAYRVMSVPTLTVFKNGQPVQSIAGAKPKGELVRLIQSAL, encoded by the coding sequence GTGGGAAATACCAAGGCGGTCACGGACAAGAGTTTCGTCGCCGACGTGCTGCAGGCCGACAAGCCGGTTCTGGTGGACTTCTGGGCCGAGTGGTGCGGCCCCTGCCGCAAGGTGTCGCCGCTGCTCGAGGAGATCGCGGGCGAGATGGGTGACCAGGTCACCATCGTCAAGCTCAACATCGACGAGAACCCGGAGACCGCACGGGCCTACCGCGTGATGTCGGTTCCGACGCTGACCGTCTTCAAGAACGGTCAGCCGGTGCAGTCGATCGCCGGCGCCAAGCCGAAGGGCGAGCTGGTTCGGCTCATCCAGTCGGCGCTCTGA
- a CDS encoding prolipoprotein diacylglyceryl transferase — MPDFTQWPSFPFEGDLHVKQLDDPVPVEPPRKGEGLRECTACNAPDDAYIWVGERWRVRAMDRPTGLPMVLILESRTHLDLGDLPNLLAAELGVMTVRLERAIRSLDGVARVHVNRWGDGSAHLHMWFLARPYGRLQLRGTFLSLWDSILPPISEAQWRENLALVAAWLAEFGGRPLAEPPRIQWQAPSSLMAQSAAADAAAAEAAAVSVIEAAEEIPEPSPDAAADVDAAQGDTASTPDEVSPGGVVAAGSAAPHSDSTAGSDEPASAADETSGGTTAGASTPGTATSSKQASGTPTPAIAGTVTAPANARSVLDDRDDDASDDATKGHQ, encoded by the coding sequence GTGCCGGACTTCACCCAGTGGCCGTCGTTCCCCTTCGAGGGCGACCTCCACGTGAAGCAGCTCGATGATCCGGTCCCGGTCGAACCTCCCCGGAAGGGCGAGGGTCTCCGGGAATGCACCGCCTGCAACGCGCCCGACGACGCTTACATCTGGGTCGGGGAGCGGTGGCGGGTACGCGCCATGGATCGGCCGACCGGGCTGCCCATGGTCCTCATCCTGGAATCGCGGACTCACCTCGACCTCGGTGACCTGCCGAACCTGTTGGCTGCCGAGCTGGGCGTCATGACCGTACGTCTGGAGCGGGCCATCCGATCCCTCGACGGCGTGGCCCGGGTGCACGTCAACCGGTGGGGCGACGGCTCAGCGCACCTGCACATGTGGTTCCTCGCCCGCCCGTACGGCCGCCTTCAGCTGCGTGGCACCTTCCTGTCCCTCTGGGATTCGATCCTGCCGCCGATCTCCGAGGCCCAGTGGCGGGAGAACCTGGCGCTCGTCGCCGCCTGGCTCGCCGAGTTCGGTGGCCGCCCGCTCGCCGAACCACCCCGCATTCAGTGGCAGGCGCCGTCCAGCCTTATGGCGCAGTCGGCCGCTGCGGATGCCGCTGCCGCCGAGGCAGCCGCTGTCTCTGTCATCGAGGCAGCAGAGGAGATTCCCGAGCCGTCACCGGATGCCGCTGCCGACGTCGATGCGGCCCAGGGCGATACCGCGTCCACACCTGACGAGGTGTCACCCGGCGGGGTCGTCGCGGCCGGCTCCGCCGCACCACACAGCGATTCGACGGCTGGATCCGATGAGCCGGCATCAGCAGCCGACGAGACGTCGGGCGGCACCACCGCCGGCGCGTCGACGCCCGGCACCGCCACGTCGAGCAAGCAAGCCTCCGGTACGCCGACGCCGGCGATCGCCGGCACGGTGACGGCACCCGCCAACGCACGGTCGGTCCTCGACGACCGGGACGACGACGCCAGCGACGACGCCACGAAGGGCCACCAATAG
- a CDS encoding ParB/RepB/Spo0J family partition protein, whose translation MKNRPRGGLGRGLGALIPTGPAPYAAGTATAAEPDNEQERAAATATAPAVTVRAPVHEPEPTLSPVPGARFAEIPVDAILPNPKQPRQVFDEEALEELKTSIQEVGFLQPIVVRQLDDEKYELVMGERRWRAAQAVGRENIPAIVRDTRDDAMLRDALLENIHRANLNPLEEAAAYQQLLEEFGATHEELARRIGRSRPQISNTIRLLNLPAQVQRRVAAGVLSAGHARALLSLDEAGAQEQLALRIVAEGLSVRATEEIVALTLNDGSAKSQAAKRRPKAHAPALNDLADRLSDRFDTRVKVDIGRSKGKITIEFATVDDLERIVGIIGVQEEGGEG comes from the coding sequence ATGAAAAACCGTCCTCGGGGCGGTCTGGGTAGGGGCCTCGGGGCACTGATCCCGACCGGACCGGCGCCGTATGCCGCCGGCACCGCGACGGCCGCTGAACCGGACAACGAGCAGGAGAGGGCAGCTGCCACAGCCACCGCTCCTGCGGTGACCGTCCGGGCACCGGTCCACGAACCGGAGCCCACTCTCAGTCCGGTACCGGGAGCACGCTTCGCCGAGATCCCGGTCGACGCGATCCTGCCCAACCCGAAGCAGCCCCGTCAGGTCTTCGACGAGGAGGCACTGGAAGAGCTCAAGACCTCGATCCAGGAGGTCGGCTTCCTTCAGCCCATCGTCGTCCGCCAGCTCGACGACGAGAAGTACGAACTCGTCATGGGTGAGCGGCGCTGGCGTGCCGCCCAGGCGGTGGGACGGGAGAACATTCCGGCGATCGTCCGGGACACCCGTGACGACGCCATGCTCCGCGACGCGCTGCTGGAGAACATCCACCGGGCCAACCTCAACCCTCTCGAAGAGGCCGCCGCCTACCAGCAACTGTTGGAGGAATTCGGGGCCACCCACGAGGAGTTGGCCCGCCGGATCGGCCGGAGTCGCCCACAGATCTCGAACACGATCCGGCTGCTCAACCTGCCGGCCCAGGTGCAGCGCCGGGTGGCAGCGGGGGTTCTGTCGGCCGGGCATGCCCGTGCACTGCTGAGCCTGGACGAGGCTGGGGCGCAGGAACAGTTGGCGTTGCGCATCGTGGCCGAGGGCCTGTCGGTCCGGGCGACCGAGGAGATCGTGGCGCTGACGCTGAACGACGGGTCCGCCAAGAGCCAAGCCGCGAAGCGCCGACCGAAGGCACACGCGCCGGCCCTGAACGATCTGGCCGACCGACTCTCCGACCGCTTCGACACCCGGGTGAAGGTGGACATCGGTCGGAGCAAGGGCAAGATCACGATCGAGTTCGCGACGGTGGACGACCTAGAGCGGATCGTCGGGATCATTGGCGTCCAGGAGGAGGGGGGCGAGGGCTGA
- a CDS encoding N-acetylmuramoyl-L-alanine amidase has translation MRPIRPGDRGPAVTEIRTILLSLELLPVAGTHADEFDLDTERAVRAFQQSRGLSVDGRVGAETWRALDAARWRLGARTLYHAVPEPLTGEDVRSLQERLLEMGYDVGRADSIYGIRTARAVAQFQREVGLTPDGSCGPHTMNALRRIGRKVVGGRPQWLRESDAIRQSGPALVGKTVVIDPGHGGTDPGMVVPDGSLRWTEADLVHDLASRLEGRLAASGVRVQLTRGPSPDRCLPDTDRALLANSLGADVFISLHLDGHANPDAEGVATYHYGTDNGVTSATGERLAGLVQREIVARTGLRDCRTHAKTWELLRLTRMPAVRVEVGYLTSPTDRAQLVDPRFRDRVVEAIVAAVQRMYYPIERDVPTGSLDVSELRAVVAAGTVVD, from the coding sequence GTGCGTCCGATCCGACCCGGTGACCGAGGACCCGCGGTCACGGAGATCCGTACCATCCTTCTCAGCCTCGAACTTCTCCCCGTCGCCGGGACGCACGCCGACGAGTTCGACCTCGACACCGAGCGGGCGGTCCGCGCGTTCCAACAGTCCCGTGGGCTCAGCGTGGACGGCCGGGTCGGTGCGGAGACCTGGCGTGCCCTGGACGCCGCCCGCTGGCGGCTCGGCGCCCGCACCCTCTACCACGCCGTCCCCGAGCCGCTCACCGGCGAGGACGTCCGGTCGCTCCAGGAACGGCTGCTGGAAATGGGGTACGACGTGGGCCGGGCCGACTCCATCTACGGCATCCGGACGGCCCGGGCGGTAGCGCAGTTCCAGCGCGAGGTCGGGCTCACCCCCGACGGATCCTGCGGCCCGCACACCATGAACGCGTTGCGCCGGATCGGCCGCAAGGTCGTCGGTGGCCGCCCGCAGTGGCTCCGCGAATCCGACGCCATCCGGCAGTCCGGGCCGGCGCTGGTCGGCAAGACAGTGGTCATCGACCCCGGGCACGGGGGCACCGACCCCGGGATGGTGGTACCCGACGGGTCGCTGCGCTGGACGGAGGCGGACCTGGTGCACGACCTGGCCAGCCGGCTGGAGGGGCGACTCGCCGCGTCCGGGGTGCGGGTGCAGCTCACCAGAGGGCCGTCGCCCGACAGGTGCCTGCCGGACACGGACCGGGCTCTGCTGGCCAACTCGCTCGGCGCCGACGTGTTCATCTCGCTGCACCTGGACGGCCACGCCAACCCGGACGCGGAGGGTGTCGCCACCTACCACTACGGCACCGACAACGGGGTGACCTCGGCAACCGGTGAACGTCTCGCCGGGCTCGTACAGCGGGAGATCGTCGCGCGGACCGGACTGCGGGACTGCCGGACCCACGCCAAGACCTGGGAGCTGCTGCGACTGACCCGGATGCCCGCCGTGCGGGTCGAGGTCGGGTACCTCACCTCACCCACGGACCGCGCCCAACTGGTCGACCCCCGGTTCCGGGACCGTGTGGTGGAGGCGATCGTTGCCGCGGTGCAGCGGATGTACTACCCGATCGAACGGGACGTCCCGACCGGCTCGCTCGACGTCAGCGAACTGCGGGCCGTCGTGGCCGCCGGCACGGTGGTCGACTGA
- a CDS encoding GNAT family N-acetyltransferase, which produces MSRRLVSLTLDTLEDLPSPCRQCVYWELDPVSADRACAAGDPGLEKEAWVSQTLLEWGSCGKLAYVDGMPAGFVMYAPPAYVPRSMAFPTSPVSADAALLMTANVVAAFAGGGLGRMLVQGVARDLTKRGIKAIEAFGDAKFGDADDPSGGCVAPVDFFLSVGFKTVRPHPRFPRLRLELRTALSWKSDVEYALEKLLGSMSPETLLRPVRPAPATRSTNG; this is translated from the coding sequence ATGTCGCGACGTCTGGTCAGCCTGACCCTCGACACGCTTGAGGACCTTCCCAGCCCGTGCCGGCAGTGCGTCTACTGGGAGCTCGATCCGGTCTCCGCGGACCGGGCCTGCGCTGCGGGTGATCCGGGCCTGGAGAAGGAGGCGTGGGTCTCCCAGACGCTGTTGGAGTGGGGTTCCTGCGGCAAGCTCGCGTACGTCGACGGCATGCCGGCGGGCTTCGTCATGTACGCCCCGCCCGCCTACGTGCCCCGCTCGATGGCCTTTCCGACCTCACCGGTCTCGGCCGACGCGGCACTGTTGATGACCGCCAACGTGGTCGCCGCCTTCGCCGGGGGCGGCCTTGGTCGGATGCTGGTGCAGGGCGTCGCCCGGGATCTCACCAAGCGGGGGATCAAGGCCATCGAGGCGTTCGGTGACGCGAAGTTCGGCGACGCCGACGATCCGTCGGGTGGCTGCGTGGCGCCCGTCGACTTCTTCCTCTCGGTGGGGTTCAAGACCGTCCGTCCGCATCCGCGTTTCCCCCGGTTGCGTCTTGAGTTGCGCACCGCGCTGAGCTGGAAGTCGGATGTCGAGTACGCGCTGGAGAAGTTGCTCGGGTCGATGAGCCCGGAAACTCTGCTCCGGCCGGTTCGTCCCGCCCCGGCGACCCGTTCCACCAACGGCTGA
- a CDS encoding D-alanine--D-alanine ligase family protein → MGTTAVERLLVTDSAAPPDLRVVVLAGGLSYERDVSLRSGRRVLDALRAVGVEAEMRDADVALLPALAADPPDAVVIALHGATGEDGSLRGVLDLCDIPYVGCDARASRLAWDKPSAKAVLREAGIPTPDWVALPHDRFSELGAVAVLDRIVDRLGLPLMVKPAQGGSGLGGAVVRDAAALPAAMVGCFAYDSTALVERYVAGMDVAVSVVDLGDGPQALPPVEIVPRNGVYDYAARYTAGRTTWHAPARLDPEVAATVSDVALAAHTALGLRDLSRVDVIVDASGQPHVLEVNVSPGMTETSLLPLAVQAAGLDFGRLLGTLVSRAAARLAAS, encoded by the coding sequence ATGGGTACGACCGCCGTTGAGCGCCTCCTCGTGACCGATTCCGCAGCCCCGCCCGACCTGCGCGTGGTGGTGCTCGCGGGTGGGCTCTCCTATGAGCGGGACGTGTCACTACGCTCCGGCCGCCGGGTCCTCGACGCGCTACGTGCCGTCGGTGTGGAAGCCGAGATGCGGGACGCCGACGTCGCGCTGCTACCAGCGCTCGCCGCGGACCCGCCGGACGCCGTCGTGATCGCACTGCACGGTGCCACCGGTGAGGACGGCTCGCTGCGGGGAGTCCTGGACCTCTGCGACATCCCGTACGTCGGCTGTGACGCCCGAGCCTCCCGACTCGCCTGGGACAAACCCTCCGCCAAGGCGGTGCTCCGCGAAGCCGGCATCCCCACCCCGGACTGGGTGGCACTCCCACACGACCGCTTCTCCGAACTCGGCGCGGTCGCCGTACTGGACCGGATCGTCGACCGGCTGGGCCTCCCTCTCATGGTGAAGCCGGCGCAGGGCGGCTCCGGGCTCGGAGGCGCGGTGGTCAGGGACGCCGCGGCGCTGCCCGCCGCAATGGTCGGCTGCTTCGCGTACGACTCCACAGCGCTGGTGGAGCGGTACGTAGCCGGCATGGACGTCGCGGTCTCCGTGGTCGACCTCGGTGACGGTCCGCAGGCGCTGCCGCCGGTGGAGATCGTGCCGCGCAACGGTGTCTACGACTACGCGGCCCGTTACACGGCCGGCCGCACCACCTGGCACGCTCCGGCACGGCTGGACCCGGAGGTGGCCGCCACGGTCTCCGACGTGGCTCTCGCCGCACACACCGCACTCGGCCTGCGGGACCTCTCCCGCGTCGACGTGATCGTGGACGCGTCCGGCCAGCCACACGTCCTGGAGGTCAACGTCTCGCCGGGCATGACCGAGACCTCACTGCTGCCGCTCGCCGTGCAGGCGGCGGGGCTGGACTTCGGGCGCCTCCTCGGCACACTGGTGAGTCGCGCAGCGGCACGCCTCGCCGCGTCCTGA
- a CDS encoding IS256 family transposase, translated as MAASESVNPVDLLREQIEGASPDVLQAMIKTFVQAVMSAEADAICGAGYGQRSDERVNSRNGYRPREWDTRAGTIDLAIPKLRQGSYFPDWLLTHRRRAEQALVSVVATSYLLGVSTRRVEKLVEQLGVKQLSKSQVSEMATHLDAQVEAFRNRPLDAAHYPFVWMDALTMKVREHGRTVNVHALVAVGVNADGQREVLGVDVASDEDGAGWLAFLRSLTARGLSGVQLVISDAHRGVVGAIGAALPGAAWQRCRTHYLRNLLTKVPKSAQPWIATLVRTIFDQPDADAVRAQFDRVVATIEAKFPAAAEHLDAARDDLLAFTGFPREIWRQIWSNNPQERLNKEIRRRTDVVGIFPNRAAIIRLVGAVLAEQTDEWTEGRRYMGLELLAKARLVIVEPDQHDTDHADPSPIAA; from the coding sequence ATGGCCGCATCTGAGAGTGTGAACCCTGTTGACCTGCTGCGCGAGCAGATCGAGGGCGCGTCGCCGGACGTGTTGCAGGCGATGATCAAGACGTTCGTGCAGGCGGTGATGTCCGCGGAAGCGGACGCGATCTGTGGCGCCGGCTATGGGCAGCGCAGCGACGAGCGGGTCAACTCCCGCAACGGTTATCGGCCGAGAGAGTGGGACACCAGGGCCGGCACGATCGACCTGGCCATCCCGAAGCTGCGGCAGGGCAGTTACTTTCCGGACTGGTTGCTGACGCACCGCCGTCGGGCCGAACAGGCGTTGGTCTCCGTGGTGGCCACGAGTTACCTGCTCGGGGTGTCGACCCGCCGGGTGGAGAAGCTGGTGGAGCAACTCGGCGTCAAGCAGTTGTCGAAGTCGCAGGTGTCGGAGATGGCCACGCACCTGGACGCCCAGGTCGAGGCGTTTCGTAACCGGCCGCTGGACGCCGCGCATTACCCGTTCGTGTGGATGGACGCGTTGACGATGAAGGTCCGCGAGCATGGGCGGACGGTCAACGTCCACGCGCTGGTCGCGGTCGGGGTCAACGCCGACGGTCAACGCGAAGTCCTCGGCGTGGATGTCGCCTCGGATGAGGACGGCGCCGGCTGGTTGGCGTTCCTACGGTCGTTGACCGCCCGCGGCCTGTCCGGCGTTCAGCTGGTCATCTCCGATGCCCACCGCGGTGTTGTTGGCGCGATCGGCGCCGCCCTGCCCGGCGCCGCCTGGCAACGCTGCCGCACCCACTACCTGCGCAACCTGCTCACGAAGGTTCCGAAGTCGGCCCAGCCATGGATCGCCACCCTTGTCCGGACGATCTTCGACCAGCCCGACGCCGACGCTGTCCGAGCCCAGTTCGACCGGGTCGTCGCCACGATCGAGGCGAAGTTCCCGGCCGCAGCCGAGCACCTCGACGCCGCCCGCGACGACCTGCTCGCGTTCACCGGCTTCCCGCGTGAGATCTGGCGCCAAATCTGGTCGAACAATCCGCAGGAACGGCTGAACAAGGAGATCCGCCGGCGCACCGACGTCGTCGGGATCTTCCCGAACCGGGCGGCGATCATCCGCCTCGTCGGCGCCGTCCTCGCCGAGCAGACCGACGAATGGACCGAAGGACGCCGCTACATGGGCTTGGAACTTCTCGCCAAAGCCCGCCTCGTCATCGTCGAGCCGGACCAACACGACACCGACCACGCCGATCCCAGCCCGATCGCCGCCTAA
- a CDS encoding aminotransferase-like domain-containing protein — protein sequence MTGTTLDDYTDRYARRVRGMTASEIRALFAVASRPEVVSLAGGAPYIAALPLDAVGEMLGRLGSEHGVSTLQYGIGQGTLELRERICEVMALSGIDAACGASPEDVVVTVGGQQALDLVARLFLDPGDVVLAEGPTYVGALGVFQAAQAQVVHVPMDEDGLIPEALEAAIADLARAGRRVKFLYTIPTYQNPAGVTLSEERRERVLDICERAGLLVVEDDPYGQLGFEGEAPAPLRARRREGVFYLSTFSKTFAPGLRVGWILAPHAVRDKLVIASEAQILCPSGYAQAAVATYLGTMPWRQQLKVYREVYRERRDALLDAMTDLMPEGTSWTTPTGGLFVWATLPDGLDSKAMMPRAIAARVAYVPGTGFYADGTGTGAMRLNFSFPPPERIREGVRRLAGVMEQEIAMRRVFGAVGGAAGRRGRAGSDVPGPDLA from the coding sequence ATGACCGGCACGACACTCGACGACTACACCGACCGGTACGCCCGGCGGGTACGCGGGATGACCGCCTCGGAGATCCGAGCACTGTTCGCGGTCGCCAGCCGCCCGGAGGTCGTCTCGCTCGCCGGTGGGGCTCCGTACATCGCCGCACTGCCGCTGGACGCGGTCGGTGAGATGCTCGGCCGGCTCGGCTCCGAACACGGCGTGAGCACTCTCCAGTACGGCATCGGTCAGGGCACCCTCGAGCTGCGCGAGCGGATCTGCGAGGTCATGGCGCTCTCCGGGATCGACGCGGCCTGCGGTGCCTCCCCGGAGGACGTCGTGGTCACCGTTGGCGGGCAGCAGGCCCTGGACCTGGTCGCACGGCTCTTCCTCGACCCGGGTGACGTGGTGCTCGCCGAGGGGCCGACGTACGTCGGTGCGCTCGGAGTGTTCCAGGCCGCCCAGGCGCAGGTCGTGCACGTACCGATGGACGAGGACGGGCTCATCCCCGAGGCGCTGGAGGCGGCCATCGCCGACCTGGCGCGCGCCGGCCGCCGGGTGAAGTTCCTGTACACGATCCCCACCTACCAGAACCCGGCCGGCGTGACGCTCAGCGAGGAGCGCCGGGAACGGGTGCTCGACATCTGCGAGCGCGCCGGCCTGCTCGTCGTCGAGGACGACCCGTACGGTCAGCTGGGTTTCGAGGGTGAGGCCCCGGCACCGTTGCGGGCCCGCCGCCGGGAGGGCGTGTTCTACCTCAGCACCTTCTCCAAGACCTTCGCCCCCGGGCTGCGGGTCGGTTGGATCCTCGCGCCGCACGCGGTCCGCGACAAGCTGGTCATCGCCAGCGAGGCGCAGATCCTCTGCCCGAGTGGTTATGCCCAGGCCGCCGTCGCCACCTACCTCGGCACGATGCCGTGGCGGCAACAACTCAAGGTCTACCGCGAGGTCTACCGCGAACGCCGGGACGCCCTGCTCGACGCGATGACCGACCTGATGCCCGAGGGCACCAGCTGGACCACCCCGACCGGTGGTCTCTTCGTGTGGGCCACCCTGCCCGACGGGCTCGACTCCAAGGCCATGATGCCGCGCGCGATCGCCGCCCGGGTCGCCTACGTGCCCGGCACCGGTTTCTACGCCGACGGCACCGGCACCGGCGCGATGCGCCTCAACTTCAGCTTCCCGCCGCCGGAGCGGATCCGCGAAGGCGTCCGCCGGCTGGCCGGCGTCATGGAGCAGGAGATCGCGATGCGCCGGGTCTTCGGTGCCGTGGGTGGTGCCGCCGGCCGACGCGGCCGGGCCGGCTCCGACGTGCCAGGGCCCGACTTGGCATGA